Proteins found in one Planococcus citri chromosome 2, ihPlaCitr1.1, whole genome shotgun sequence genomic segment:
- the LOC135837863 gene encoding juvenile hormone esterase-like: MLLLILINIYAVVSGLVFINGVEVSTKQGILKGGLEKSRGGRIFYSFYGIPYAEPPVGELRFENPIPAKSWTGVRDGTILPPACLHYFLGQIHGEEDCLYLNLYTPKISNETLLPVMVFTYGGQFMYDNALPHRYGPHYFMDRDVILITFHYRLGSLGFLSTEDEIIPGNYGLKDGVAVLRWVQNFIDDFGGDRNRVTIFGGSSGAISVSMTLLSPLAEGLFHRAISQSGHPFDMERPGKAKLNAWKFGSMVGCSGDDVKTSEELLKCLKNIPGEKLVSYNTKLFTGGILIPAFPWGPVIENEKVEGAFLVDEPKKLIERRSDIPWILGINSDEGGMMALLAYFRSDGAALLRELDMSYRKLFPVMFRYGHHVKDLEQLDLVTETYKNHFFGEKTISQNIHGFSKMFTSLIYLTGLKEAVKLYKGQKYVYYYHHQNKQSFAKMYFANADVEMGIIHGDELVSFYNWSSVITPVTEGVDLVVSEQLLDLWTNFAANGHPNFEDKVIWDPVDSNDINYLYIRDGILEMKEELLKEEYEFLDSVPVDGYF; encoded by the exons ATGTTGTTgttaattttgatcaatatttACGCAGTCGTATCTGGTTTGGTTTTCATAAACGGAGTCGAGGTATCCACGAAACAAGGTATTTTGAAAGGTGGACTTGAGAAGAGTAGAGGTGGACggatattttattctttttatggTATTCCTTAcgcggagcctccagtaggagAGTTACGATTCGAG AACCCAATTCCTGCCAAATCATGGACTGGGGTACGAGATGGCACAATTTTACCACCAGCTTGTCTTCACTATTTCCTGGGACAAATTCATGGCGAAGAAGATTGTCTCTATTTGAACCTTTATACACCGAAA ATATCCAACGAAACGTTGTTACCTGTGATGGTATTCACCTATGGAGGCCAATTTATGTACGATAATGCCTTACCTCACAGATACGGACCCCATTATTTCATGGACAGAGACGTTATTCTGATTACTTTTCACTACAGATTAGGAAGTCTAG GCTTCCTCAGCACTGAAGACGAAATAATCCCCGGAAATTACGGATTGAAAGATGGAGTTGCGGTTCTTCGATgggtacaaaatttcatcgacgaTTTTGGTGGCGATAGAAACAGAGTGACTATATTTGGAGGAAGCTCCGGTGCCATTAGCGTCTCTATGACTTTACTTTCTCCTTTAGCAGAAG GTCTATTCCATCGTGCTATATCTCAAAGTGGACATCCTTTCGACATGGAACGCCCTGGTAAAGCGAAACTGAACGCTTGGAAATTCGGCTCCATGGTTGGATGTTCCGGAGATGATGTGAAAACTTCAGAAGAGCTattaaaatgcttgaaaaatatcCCTGGCGAGAAACTGGTCTCTTATAATACAAAACTTTTT aCAGGTGGAATTCTGATCCCAGCGTTTCCTTGGGGACCTgtcatagaaaatgaaaaagtagaagGAGCTTTTCTAGTCGACGAACCGAAAAAACTTATTGAACGGAGATCGGATATTCCTTGGATTTTGGGTATAAATTCTGACGAAGGAGGCATGATGGCATTAC tgGCGTATTTTAGATCTGACGGCGCAGCTTTATTGAGAGAATTGGACATGAGTTACAGAAAACTTTTTCCAGTCATGTTTCGTTACGGACATCACGTGAAGGATCTCGAACAGTTGGATTTAGTGACAGAAActtacaaaaatcatttttttggcgagAAAACTATTAGTCAGAATATCCATGGGTTCTCCAAG ATGTTCACCTCATTAATCTACTTGACGGGGCTCAAAGAGGCAGTAAAATTATACAAGGGACAGAAATACGTTTATTATTACCATCATCAAAACAAACAGTCATTTGCCAAAATGTATTTTGCCAATGCTGACGTTGAAATGG gtatTATTCATGGCGATGAACTTGTAAGCTTTTACAATTGGTCTTCTGTGATAACGCCAGTAACCGAAGGAGTAGACTTGGTTGTTTCTGAACAACTGCTCGATTTATGGACCAATTTTGCTGCTAATGG TCACCCGAATTTTGAGGATAAAGTCATCTGGGATCCTGTCGATTCGAATGATATTAATTATTTGTACATACGGGATGGTATTCTTGAAATGAAAGAAGAGTTGTTGAAAGAAGAATACGAATTCCTTGACAGTGTACCAGTCGATGGGTATTTctaa